From a single Stackebrandtia endophytica genomic region:
- a CDS encoding sensor histidine kinase — MNKRVWAAVTAFGGELWNLRYDPLPPMSGPRLIGFAPQVSMCLLALYLFAGNDRELNGVYGLGELGTAVALLQSGALVLAMFYPIPAWWLVTAGMVYSAVAGEAQVPMDAAFPWTGEGMALQSAVLFLVALRRPVWVALTTLSASVLAGILCGIVFTAEPHRLTLNIGVWVFVAAVVVGAALRASRVARLELVRQQVLATEERTRRQLSEDRQRIARELHDVVAHHMSVISIQAQVAPHLVKDPPPELLDNLTGIRGNAVTALAELRRVLGVLRSEETAAPRAPQPGIDRIPDLVDNIAAAGVRVEFDTVGTTRPLPPGVELSVFRIAQEAMSNAMRHAPGTSIRLTLGYGRDGITIRVVNTAPTSRPTAAEGTGHGLPGMRERVAMLDGELATGPTPDGGYEVVAVLPVDPVKEWS; from the coding sequence GTGAACAAACGGGTATGGGCGGCGGTGACCGCGTTCGGCGGTGAACTGTGGAACCTGCGGTACGACCCGTTGCCTCCGATGAGTGGGCCGCGGCTGATCGGGTTCGCGCCACAGGTGTCGATGTGCCTGCTCGCCCTGTACTTGTTTGCCGGTAACGACAGGGAGCTCAACGGGGTCTACGGCTTGGGAGAACTCGGCACCGCCGTGGCGCTGCTGCAATCGGGTGCCCTGGTGCTGGCGATGTTCTACCCGATCCCGGCGTGGTGGCTGGTGACCGCCGGAATGGTGTATTCCGCCGTGGCCGGTGAGGCCCAGGTGCCGATGGACGCGGCGTTTCCGTGGACCGGGGAGGGCATGGCGCTTCAAAGTGCGGTGCTGTTCCTGGTGGCACTGCGCAGACCGGTGTGGGTGGCGTTGACGACGCTGTCGGCGTCGGTCCTCGCCGGCATCCTATGTGGAATAGTCTTCACGGCCGAGCCTCACCGGTTGACCCTCAACATCGGAGTCTGGGTGTTCGTCGCGGCCGTCGTCGTCGGGGCGGCACTGCGCGCCAGCCGGGTGGCGAGGCTGGAGCTGGTGCGACAGCAGGTCTTGGCGACTGAGGAACGCACCCGGCGTCAACTGTCGGAGGACCGGCAACGGATTGCCCGTGAGCTCCACGACGTCGTCGCACACCATATGTCGGTGATCTCCATCCAGGCGCAGGTCGCGCCGCACCTGGTCAAGGATCCACCGCCGGAGTTGCTCGACAACCTGACCGGTATCCGAGGTAATGCGGTCACCGCGTTGGCGGAGCTTCGCCGGGTCCTGGGAGTGCTGCGTTCGGAGGAGACCGCGGCACCGCGGGCACCACAACCGGGGATCGATCGGATTCCCGACCTGGTCGACAACATCGCGGCGGCCGGGGTCCGGGTCGAGTTCGACACCGTCGGCACCACTCGACCACTGCCACCGGGGGTCGAACTGTCCGTGTTCCGGATCGCCCAGGAGGCGATGAGCAACGCCATGCGGCACGCGCCCGGAACGTCCATTCGCCTCACCCTGGGGTACGGTCGCGATGGGATCACGATCCGAGTGGTCAACACCGCCCCCACCTCACGGCCCACCGCCGCCGAGGGCACCGGGCACGGTTTGCCGGGTATGCGAGAACGCGTCGCCATGCTCGACGGTGAACTCGCGACGGGCCCCACTCCCGACGGCGGATACGAGGTCGTGGCGGTTCTTCCCGTCGACCCCGTGAAGGAATGGTCATGA
- a CDS encoding acyltransferase family protein gives MRDLIERVEAATPARRDRGIDALRALAVAGVVVGHWLVTALVADSGAIAVNSPLRYFPELAGMSWLFQTLAVFFLVGGRVAVTGYESARAAGVGYRRWLAGRLGRLARPVAAVLLVWLIVVVAMLASGVGLPTTRALAKLVISPLWFLAVFVVLTALTPLAARINPLWPLGVVVGVDVARFGLDAPEAIGFVNVVAAWLIPYCLGAAWAKYGPPSRSRQWLLVLGGVAATVALIGWADYPVAMVGVPGAEMSNLNPPSLAIVTFGLAQCGLALLLLPLLRRAARRPAIWTGIAVTNLSTMTVFCWHQTAMITVSAVGLLTGGILPGLHTPPDGPDWILTRLLWLPVFALVLLVFCLLFRHRENRVDLRPDPALTPTGV, from the coding sequence ATGCGTGATCTGATCGAGCGCGTCGAAGCGGCCACGCCCGCCCGACGCGATCGCGGGATCGACGCCCTGCGTGCCCTGGCGGTGGCCGGGGTTGTTGTGGGTCATTGGCTGGTCACCGCGCTGGTGGCCGACAGTGGCGCGATCGCGGTGAACAGCCCGCTGCGGTACTTCCCGGAGCTGGCCGGGATGTCCTGGTTGTTTCAGACGTTGGCGGTGTTCTTCCTGGTCGGCGGTCGCGTCGCCGTGACCGGTTACGAGTCGGCACGTGCGGCGGGCGTCGGGTACCGCCGGTGGCTGGCCGGACGGTTGGGGAGGCTGGCTCGCCCGGTGGCGGCGGTTCTGCTGGTGTGGTTGATCGTGGTGGTGGCGATGCTGGCCTCCGGTGTGGGGCTGCCGACCACGCGCGCGCTGGCCAAACTGGTGATCTCTCCACTGTGGTTTCTAGCGGTGTTCGTGGTCCTCACCGCGCTCACGCCGCTGGCCGCACGCATCAATCCGTTGTGGCCCCTCGGTGTCGTGGTCGGCGTCGACGTCGCACGGTTCGGTCTGGACGCCCCCGAGGCGATCGGCTTCGTCAACGTCGTGGCGGCCTGGCTGATCCCCTACTGCCTGGGTGCGGCCTGGGCCAAGTACGGTCCCCCTTCACGATCGCGGCAATGGTTGCTGGTCCTCGGGGGAGTCGCGGCGACGGTGGCCCTGATCGGGTGGGCGGACTATCCGGTGGCGATGGTGGGTGTGCCGGGGGCGGAAATGTCCAATCTCAATCCGCCGAGCCTGGCGATCGTCACCTTCGGCTTGGCGCAGTGTGGCCTCGCCCTGCTCCTGTTGCCGCTGTTGAGGCGGGCGGCGCGCCGCCCGGCGATCTGGACGGGTATCGCGGTGACCAACCTGTCAACCATGACGGTGTTCTGTTGGCATCAGACGGCGATGATCACTGTCTCGGCCGTCGGCCTGCTGACCGGTGGGATTCTCCCCGGGCTGCACACACCGCCCGACGGCCCGGATTGGATCCTGACCCGCCTGTTGTGGTTGCCGGTGTTCGCGCTGGTGTTGCTGGTGTTCTGCCTGTTGTTCCGGCATCGCGAAAACCGCGTCGACCTGCGCCCCGATCCCGCATTGACGCCGACCGGTGTCTAG
- a CDS encoding alpha/beta hydrolase — translation MTPLLRRWSRGVIVAVTAAMVALPISGAADPTAVPAPPPPVLGPITATSDALAERYAANRTGIIEAAELAGEHGHRHRAEALTAMADPERRFLSFDGRDGGLAVEVYGDLATASSIAVLVPGADTSVDRFRRLANDAAALHAELDDGAVIAWLGYRPPRTISLDIVASAPAEKGAPALIEFVGQLRTARPDATVSTLCHSYGSVVCGKAAEGLDVSNLVFYGSPGVGVDTASDLNSSATVWAGRGGGDWLGDVQLLMRPLGFGIDPISPAFGARIFDAGEATHSTYLAPGTESLAGLAAIVSGDVDA, via the coding sequence ATGACCCCCTTGTTGAGGCGATGGTCGCGCGGCGTGATCGTCGCGGTGACCGCCGCGATGGTGGCGTTGCCGATCTCCGGCGCCGCCGATCCGACGGCGGTACCGGCGCCCCCGCCCCCGGTGCTGGGGCCGATCACGGCAACGTCCGACGCCCTCGCCGAGCGGTACGCCGCCAACCGGACCGGCATCATCGAAGCCGCCGAACTCGCCGGCGAGCACGGCCATCGTCACCGCGCCGAGGCGTTGACCGCCATGGCCGATCCCGAACGTCGGTTCCTGTCCTTCGACGGGCGCGACGGTGGACTGGCCGTGGAGGTCTACGGCGACCTGGCCACCGCGAGCTCGATCGCGGTCCTCGTTCCGGGTGCCGACACCAGTGTGGACCGGTTTCGGCGACTGGCGAATGACGCGGCCGCCCTGCACGCGGAGTTGGATGACGGTGCCGTCATCGCCTGGCTGGGGTATCGGCCACCCCGCACCATCAGCCTCGACATCGTGGCCAGTGCGCCGGCTGAGAAGGGCGCACCGGCCCTGATCGAGTTCGTCGGGCAGCTGCGCACGGCGCGTCCCGATGCCACGGTGTCGACGCTGTGCCATTCCTACGGGTCGGTCGTGTGTGGCAAGGCCGCCGAGGGGCTGGACGTGTCGAACCTGGTGTTCTACGGCAGTCCCGGTGTCGGGGTGGACACCGCATCCGACTTGAACAGTTCGGCGACGGTGTGGGCCGGTCGCGGCGGCGGTGACTGGCTGGGCGACGTTCAGCTGCTCATGCGGCCCCTCGGTTTCGGTATCGACCCGATCAGTCCCGCGTTCGGTGCGCGGATCTTCGACGCCGGGGAGGCCACGCACTCCACGTATCTCGCCCCGGGGACCGAGTCGTTGGCCGGTCTCGCCGCGATCGTCTCCGGTGACGTCGATGCGTGA
- a CDS encoding response regulator has translation MVMSIRVLIADDQVMVRQGFGVLLNAEPDIEVIGQAVDGEEAIAETARLSPDVVLMDIRMPRTDGITATRRLTSPADATVKVLILTTFDLDEYVYEALRAGASGFLLKDASASELAEAVRVVAGGDALLSPNVTKRLIEEFARIADGPRGPDRQRLDGLTGRETEVLSLVAQGLSNSEIAAHLVLAEQTVKTHVSRILVKLGLRDRTQATVFAYETGLVRPTGY, from the coding sequence ATGGTCATGAGCATCCGGGTTCTGATCGCCGATGACCAGGTCATGGTCCGGCAGGGTTTCGGCGTGCTGTTGAACGCCGAACCCGACATCGAGGTGATCGGTCAGGCGGTCGACGGCGAGGAGGCGATCGCCGAGACGGCGAGGCTGTCACCCGATGTGGTGTTGATGGACATTCGGATGCCGCGCACCGACGGCATCACCGCCACCCGTCGTCTCACGTCGCCGGCCGACGCCACCGTCAAGGTCTTGATCCTGACGACCTTCGACCTCGACGAGTACGTCTACGAGGCGCTGCGGGCCGGGGCGTCCGGCTTCCTCCTCAAGGACGCCTCCGCGTCCGAACTCGCCGAGGCGGTGCGGGTGGTCGCCGGTGGTGACGCGTTGCTGTCCCCCAACGTCACCAAACGTCTCATCGAGGAATTCGCCCGCATCGCCGACGGCCCCCGCGGCCCCGATCGACAGCGACTCGACGGACTCACCGGACGCGAGACCGAGGTCCTATCGCTGGTGGCGCAAGGTTTGTCGAACTCGGAGATCGCCGCGCACCTGGTGTTGGCCGAACAGACCGTGAAGACGCATGTCAGTCGAATACTGGTGAAACTGGGGTTGCGTGATCGCACGCAGGCGACGGTGTTCGCCTACGAGACCGGACTAGTGCGGCCGACCGGTTACTGA